The DNA window GTCCGGTGCCCTGCGGGGCGAAGGTCACCGAGAAGGTGCAGGAGCTTCCGGCGGGGATGGGCGCGAGGCAGGTGAAGTCCTCCGCCGGGGCGCCGAAGTCGAACGCGAAGCTGGGGTTGCCGCCGGGGTCGCCCCCGGTGTCGGCGACCTCGTCGGTGTGGTTCGTGACGCGGAACGTCATGGTGCTGGAGGCTCCGACGGCCACCTCGCCGTAGTCGTAGGACGACGGGTCGACCTCGAACGGCGCCTGGGCGATGGTCACGGTGGCGTTGGACAGCCGGCACACCTGGGAGCCGAGCGGGCCGAGGCAGGCGCGCACGGCGTAGCGGCCGGCGGGTGCCTTGGCCGGCGCCAGCCCGGTCGTCCGCACCGTGGCCCGTGCGCCGGGAGCGAGGGACGGCGTCCGGGCCGTGGTCAAGCCGTAGGTGCCGGCGGCACCGGCGAGGTAGAGCCGGAGGGTGCGCCGGGGCTGGCGGGTGGGGCTCGTGCTGCGCACGACGAGGCTGGTCCGCACCTGGGTGCCGGCGGGGACGGCGGTGCTGGCGGCGTAGACCTGGGTCACTCGGACCTGGTGCACCGCGGCAGACGGCTCGGCGGACAGGGCCGGGGCGGACGGGGCGAGGACCGCGCCACCCGCGGCGAGGACGGCCAGCGTCACGAGGGCGGAGTGCCCTGCGGAGTGCGGCCGGCGGTGCCGGATGACGGGGCGGGAGGAGGCGATCACGGGGTCAGGGGACCACACGGACCGGTGCGTCGTCCGCGTTTCGTCGATGTTGCCTGCGCACTCACGCACGCACCGACCGGGCGCGGGCAGCAGCTCGGACAATCACCGGACGGTGCGCCGTTCGGCTCCTAGGGTGCGGACATGACCCTGCGCCAGCACCTGCCGACCCTCGCCCTCTGCTCGGCCACCGTGGTCCTGGCCGTGGCCGGTGGCGCCACGGCGGCCACGGTGGTGACCGGCGCCGACATCAAGAACGGCACGATCACCTCGATCGACGTCAAGGACCGCAGCGTCGGGGTCGTCGACCTCAGCACCGCGGCCCGGGCCTCGCTGCGCGGGGCGACCGGGCCGAGGGGCACCGCCGGACCGGCCGGCCCCCAGGGCGACACCGGTGACGCGGGTCCGGCCGGCGACCCGGGGCCGGTCGGCCCGACCGGACCGACCGGACCGCAGGGCGAGACAGGACCGCAAGGTGAGACCGGACCGCAGGGTGCGGCTGCGCCGCTGGTCGAGGTACTGGACTCCACCCTCGGCTTCGACTCGGGGAAGCGGTTCGTGTTCGACGACGGCGGCGCCTACGTCAGCTGCGCCGCCAACACCCCCTCGAACTACGGAGCGATCAGCCTGGAGACCGACGGCCAGCCGGCGTTCTCGGGTACCGCGGTCAGCGCGGGGTCCGGGCAGCCGGCGGGGCAGTACCCCGTGATCAACAGCTTCGTGCGGGCCTACGCACCCTCGACCGTCACCTTCACGATGACCGCGGCCGCCACGTCCGACCGGCCCACCCTGGTGGCGGCGGGCACCGTCGCGGTGACCGCGAACGGGTGCCGGGTCCAGATGACCCTGACGAGGGCGACCCCGATGGTCGAGATCGGCTGACCCGGGCCCGCTTCGCGGCCCAGGACCGTTCACGCCGACGAAACGCGTCGGCCCTAGGCTCGCGACGTCGCTCGAGTTCAACAGGACACCAGCTCACCCGCACCACGTGAGCCGGAGACGGACACCTCCGAGCGGCGTACGCATCGTCCGTTTCCCGAGCAGGAGTCCACCATGACCACCACGTCCCACAGCGCCATCCCGTTCCACGTCCCCGTCGTCGACATCTCGGCCTACGTCGGTGCCGGCACCGACGACGAGCGGGCGGAGGTCGCGACGGCGGTCGACGCCGCCTGCCGCGAGGTCGGCTTCATGCAGGTCCTCGGCCACGGGATCGCCCCGGAGGTGGTCGCGGGACTCGCGACCGCGATGGACGGCTTCTTCGGCATGCCCCCCGACGACAAGCGGCGGTGGATCCGCCCCGGTGGCGAGAACCGCGGCTACACGCCACCGCGGTCGGAGTCGCTCAGCCTGAGCCTCGGCGTCGAGTCGGCGACCCGGATGAACGACTTCTTCGAGGCCTTCAACGTGGGCCGGGCGGTCAGCGACTACCCGGGCGCGACCCTCCTGGAGGAGCACTACGCCGAGAACACCTGGCCCGACGTCGCCGGCTTCGAGCCCCACGTCACGGCGTACGTCGAGGAGGCGGGCCGGGTCGCGACCACCATGACGACGATCTTCGCCGACGTCCTCGGGCTGGCCCCCGACTTCTTCGACACCATCGCCGACCACTCGATCGATGTGCTGCGGATGAACAACTACGCCCTGCCCGAGGGCACCCGGGTCGACCTCGACGGCGACCTCACGGGTATGGGCGAGCACACGGACTTCGGCATCGTCACCGTGCTCTGGGCCGACCAGGTGCGGGGGCTCCAGGTGCTCGGCGGCGACGGCGGCTGGTACGACGTCCTGCCGGCCGACGGTGCGCTGCTCATCAACCTCGGCGACCTGACCGCCCGGCTCACCAACGAGCGCTGGCTCTCGACGCTGCACCGGGTCAAGCCTCCGCTGGTGGACGGCACCGTCGAGCGCCGCCGCTCGGCCGCGTTCTTCCACGACGGCAACGCCGAGGCGGTCGTCGGACCGCTGGCGTCCTGCGTCGATGCCGAACACCCCGCGCTCTACGACCCCGTCTCGGTCGACGAGCACATCCGGGCCAAGCTCGCCGGCTCGCGGGCCGGCGTACGCAACGACGCGGCCCACCGCGAGGCCGCCCGGGTGCGGGCGTCGGGCGCGGTCTAGACAGCACTGCTGTCACGGTCCGGCAATTCAGCCGATCTCACCCTTTCGGGGGACCGACCCGTGACGATGGGCCCGTGGACCACGGCGCCGTCGACCAAGGTGCCCCCGACCAGATCACCGTCGATCGGGTCACCGTCGACCGGGTCGAGCATCGCCGCACGCTGCGCCGCGCCGCCGCCGGATCGCTGGTCCTGGGGCTGATGGCCCTGTCGAGTGGGTTCGTGTGGGCTGCGGACGTGTCCCGGGACGCGTCCGCGCTCGCGGGGCGGACACTCGACACGCGCGCCACCGCCGTCGAGGACGCCGCCGAGGCCGAGGTCGCACGCTACAGCGACGCCCTCGAGCTGGTCGCGGCGGCCCTCGGCTCGGTGACCGGGGTCGACGCCGACGCCTTCGACACCGCGGCGGCGCCCCTGGACGGCATGGACCTCGCGGGCGCGACGTCGCTGGCGTTCCTGGCCCCACCGGTGACCGACGGGCGACTGGCGCGCTTCCAAGCCGCCTGGCGCACCCGCGGGTCGACCGGCCTCGAGCTCGACCCGGTGGCGGCTGAGACGACCCACGTGTTCGCCGTGCTGAG is part of the Nocardioides plantarum genome and encodes:
- a CDS encoding collagen-like protein, with product MTLRQHLPTLALCSATVVLAVAGGATAATVVTGADIKNGTITSIDVKDRSVGVVDLSTAARASLRGATGPRGTAGPAGPQGDTGDAGPAGDPGPVGPTGPTGPQGETGPQGETGPQGAAAPLVEVLDSTLGFDSGKRFVFDDGGAYVSCAANTPSNYGAISLETDGQPAFSGTAVSAGSGQPAGQYPVINSFVRAYAPSTVTFTMTAAATSDRPTLVAAGTVAVTANGCRVQMTLTRATPMVEIG
- a CDS encoding isopenicillin N synthase family dioxygenase; protein product: MTTTSHSAIPFHVPVVDISAYVGAGTDDERAEVATAVDAACREVGFMQVLGHGIAPEVVAGLATAMDGFFGMPPDDKRRWIRPGGENRGYTPPRSESLSLSLGVESATRMNDFFEAFNVGRAVSDYPGATLLEEHYAENTWPDVAGFEPHVTAYVEEAGRVATTMTTIFADVLGLAPDFFDTIADHSIDVLRMNNYALPEGTRVDLDGDLTGMGEHTDFGIVTVLWADQVRGLQVLGGDGGWYDVLPADGALLINLGDLTARLTNERWLSTLHRVKPPLVDGTVERRRSAAFFHDGNAEAVVGPLASCVDAEHPALYDPVSVDEHIRAKLAGSRAGVRNDAAHREAARVRASGAV